In Synechococcus sp. UW69, the following are encoded in one genomic region:
- a CDS encoding TatA/E family twin arginine-targeting protein translocase, with protein MNIFGVGLPEMAVIGAVALLVFGPKRLPELGRTLGKTLKGFQSASKEFEREINKAMADPEVPADAAKPVEELPPGD; from the coding sequence ATGAATATCTTTGGCGTCGGTCTCCCCGAAATGGCGGTTATCGGCGCCGTTGCGCTACTGGTTTTCGGTCCGAAGCGCTTGCCAGAGCTTGGTCGCACGTTGGGAAAGACCCTGAAGGGATTCCAATCCGCGTCCAAGGAATTTGAGCGCGAGATCAACAAAGCCATGGCAGATCCGGAGGTGCCAGCGGACGCTGCCAAACCGGTCGAAGAACTTCCCCCCGGCGACTGA
- the pth gene encoding aminoacyl-tRNA hydrolase, with protein MTTDLKLVVGLGNPGTKYTGTRHNIGFMALELFSERSGFSFRQQAKLHGLAADTGVGDQRLRLLMPQTYMNDSGRAIRAALDWFGLEPHQLLVLVDDMDLPLGRLRLRAQGSAGGHNGLRSTIQHLGTQAFPRLRIGIGAPAENPAERRARTVSHVLGPFSKLEQPCVGAVLDAVLEGIHRLQRQSFERAGTWINGFRYDLESED; from the coding sequence ATGACCACCGATCTCAAGCTTGTCGTGGGACTGGGGAACCCCGGCACGAAATACACGGGCACGCGCCACAACATCGGCTTCATGGCTTTGGAGCTTTTTTCGGAGCGTTCCGGATTCAGTTTTCGGCAGCAAGCCAAATTGCATGGCTTGGCGGCCGACACAGGAGTGGGTGATCAGCGTTTGCGCCTCCTCATGCCGCAGACCTACATGAACGACAGCGGTCGTGCCATTCGTGCTGCGCTCGATTGGTTTGGCCTCGAGCCCCATCAACTGCTGGTGTTGGTGGATGACATGGATCTCCCCCTTGGCCGTTTGAGGCTGCGTGCTCAGGGGAGTGCTGGTGGTCACAACGGACTGCGTAGCACCATTCAGCATCTCGGCACCCAGGCGTTCCCCAGGCTGCGGATCGGGATTGGTGCTCCGGCTGAGAACCCTGCCGAGCGTCGTGCCCGAACGGTTTCTCACGTGCTTGGACCCTTCAGCAAGCTGGAGCAGCCCTGTGTGGGGGCTGTCCTGGACGCTGTCCTGGAAGGGATTCATCGTCTTCAACGTCAGAGCTTTGAGCGCGCCGGGACCTGGATCAACGGGTTTCGCTACGACCTGGAGTCCGAAGACTGA
- a CDS encoding DUF3146 family protein translates to MPALPATTAHLRVLRQCFQAKRVEGEVSAGGFEWQFSWAFDRGELMVEPSLGRALIEDALRRFLVRSDYKLEPGGDYTFMVRARF, encoded by the coding sequence ATGCCGGCTCTTCCGGCGACAACAGCCCATCTACGGGTGCTTCGCCAATGTTTTCAGGCGAAACGTGTTGAGGGTGAGGTCTCTGCCGGAGGCTTTGAGTGGCAGTTTTCCTGGGCGTTTGACCGCGGCGAGCTGATGGTGGAGCCGTCCTTAGGACGTGCCCTGATCGAGGATGCCTTGCGGCGGTTCCTGGTGCGTTCTGATTACAAGCTCGAACCAGGAGGTGACTACACCTTCATGGTCAGGGCCAGGTTTTGA
- a CDS encoding resolvase, which yields MKRVAVLDPGRCKCGLVLADLQHGLVSEGHVLTPEAVEPWLEQWNQDQALDRILIGDGTGSQAWIKRLEGLGSLTVIPEQGTTLRARQRYWTLWPARGWRRVLPKGLRIPPVDLDAVAALVMLEEHLGCHLQWPEPAPTFVLKTWP from the coding sequence ATGAAACGGGTGGCCGTGCTCGACCCAGGCCGCTGCAAATGTGGCCTTGTGCTGGCCGATCTTCAGCATGGTCTTGTCAGCGAGGGCCATGTTCTGACCCCAGAGGCCGTGGAACCCTGGCTCGAGCAGTGGAATCAAGACCAAGCTCTAGATCGCATCCTGATTGGCGACGGAACAGGAAGCCAAGCGTGGATCAAGCGGCTGGAAGGCCTGGGCAGCCTCACCGTGATTCCGGAGCAGGGGACCACCCTGCGGGCAAGACAGCGTTACTGGACGCTGTGGCCGGCTCGGGGTTGGCGCCGAGTTCTACCGAAAGGGCTGCGCATTCCACCGGTGGACCTGGATGCTGTTGCCGCCTTAGTCATGCTGGAAGAGCACCTGGGGTGCCACCTGCAATGGCCAGAGCCTGCACCCACATTCGTGCTCAAAACCTGGCCCTGA
- a CDS encoding DUF3084 domain-containing protein translates to MSGWALILVLLVLGGVLSTLGDRLGSRVGKARLSLFKMRPRRTAVLITVLTGSLISALSLGLLLLVSRQLRVGLFELDALQDRLQDSRRQLDAAEREREETRTEANRIAAELKQSQQRADTLRRELAPLQNERAQLEAERERLSRDIASRDADIQRTEAELKSVRSRIRAGEQELKELEFNLVALRRGSVVISSGQTLARATVRLDAPDQAKQAVDRLLQEANANAYGKVRPGEAPERQLIRVPRSDVERLQNIIRKPDTWVISLRSATNVLRGETAVYAFPEVRPNRPVAQSGDVLATTTLRTDERTPEGIRTRLNLLLASAYAEVQRRGSLTEGLQFDGSALSQLAQALMEGPSKSVVLKVIAAGISYSSDAVVVTVEASP, encoded by the coding sequence ATGAGTGGCTGGGCACTGATCCTGGTTCTGCTGGTGCTCGGGGGCGTTCTGTCGACCCTGGGTGACCGGCTGGGAAGTCGTGTCGGCAAGGCCCGCCTGAGTCTGTTCAAGATGCGCCCGCGACGGACCGCCGTTCTGATTACGGTGCTGACCGGCAGCCTGATCAGCGCACTGTCGCTCGGCCTGCTGCTGCTGGTGAGCCGCCAGCTGCGGGTGGGCCTGTTTGAACTGGATGCTCTGCAAGACCGGCTCCAGGACAGCCGGCGGCAGCTCGATGCAGCCGAACGGGAACGGGAAGAGACCCGAACAGAAGCCAACCGGATCGCCGCTGAACTCAAGCAGTCACAGCAACGGGCTGACACCCTGCGCCGTGAACTGGCTCCCCTGCAGAACGAACGCGCCCAACTCGAAGCAGAACGTGAGCGTCTGAGCCGGGACATCGCCTCCCGCGATGCCGACATCCAGCGCACGGAGGCCGAATTGAAAAGCGTGCGGAGCCGAATCCGAGCTGGCGAGCAGGAACTCAAGGAACTCGAATTCAACCTGGTCGCCCTGAGGCGTGGATCGGTGGTGATCAGTAGCGGACAAACCTTGGCGAGAGCAACGGTTCGTCTCGATGCTCCTGATCAAGCGAAACAGGCTGTCGACAGGCTGCTTCAAGAGGCCAATGCCAACGCCTACGGCAAGGTGAGGCCGGGTGAAGCACCCGAACGACAGTTGATCCGCGTTCCCCGCAGCGACGTGGAACGCTTGCAGAACATCATCCGCAAGCCGGACACCTGGGTGATCTCGCTGCGCTCCGCCACCAATGTGCTGCGTGGTGAAACGGCGGTGTACGCCTTCCCCGAAGTGCGTCCCAACCGCCCGGTGGCGCAAAGCGGTGACGTGCTAGCGACCACCACACTGCGAACGGATGAACGCACACCGGAGGGCATTCGAACGCGGCTGAACCTTCTCTTGGCCTCGGCCTATGCCGAGGTGCAACGGCGAGGATCCCTGACGGAAGGACTGCAATTCGATGGATCAGCACTCTCCCAACTGGCCCAGGCATTGATGGAGGGACCCAGCAAAAGCGTGGTCTTGAAGGTGATTGCCGCAGGGATTAGCTACAGCTCCGATGCTGTAGTCGTCACGGTTGAGGCATCCCCATGA
- the ntcA gene encoding global nitrogen regulator NtcA, with amino-acid sequence MTSSRGFSRYAPQMVAPTPSTEPANRSLLEIIRDLDGASSELVDRNKTIFFPGDPAERVYLIRRGAVRLSRVYESGEEITVALLRENSLFGVLSLLTGQRSDRFYHAVAFTRVEMVTAPATSVKAAIEADTSVGLRLLQGLSSRILQTETMIETLTHRDMSSRLVSFLLVLCRDFGVADELGITIDLRLSHQAIAEAIGSTRVTITRLLGDLRQSGLVQIDRKKITVLDPIALAKRFS; translated from the coding sequence ATGACCAGTAGCCGAGGTTTCAGCCGATACGCCCCGCAGATGGTGGCTCCAACCCCCAGCACAGAACCGGCCAACCGCTCCCTCCTGGAAATCATCCGGGATCTGGACGGCGCCAGCAGTGAACTGGTGGACCGCAACAAGACCATCTTTTTCCCTGGAGATCCTGCTGAACGTGTCTATCTGATCCGCCGCGGAGCGGTCCGTCTCTCCCGCGTCTACGAGTCAGGGGAAGAGATCACAGTGGCCTTGCTCCGCGAGAACAGCCTCTTTGGGGTGCTGTCGTTGCTGACCGGTCAACGGTCTGATCGCTTCTACCACGCCGTAGCCTTCACCAGAGTCGAGATGGTGACGGCGCCTGCGACATCCGTGAAGGCGGCGATCGAAGCGGATACCAGCGTTGGCCTGCGCTTGCTGCAGGGCCTTTCCAGTCGGATTCTTCAGACCGAAACGATGATCGAAACGCTGACCCACAGGGACATGTCATCCCGACTGGTGAGCTTTCTGTTGGTGCTGTGCAGGGATTTCGGCGTAGCGGATGAACTGGGAATCACCATCGACCTGCGCCTGTCCCATCAGGCCATCGCCGAAGCGATTGGCTCAACGCGCGTGACAATCACGCGTCTGCTGGGAGACTTGCGTCAATCCGGTCTGGTTCAGATTGACCGCAAAAAAATCACCGTTCTGGATCCAATCGCTCTGGCCAAACGATTCAGCTAG
- the rph gene encoding ribonuclease PH — translation MSQTAGSRTDGRRPEQLRPFSVTWNPMGFALSSLVVHTGRTAVLCSVCLEDKVPRWRKGEGLGWVSAEYRLLPGSTPQRQSRELMKLSGRTQEIQRLIGRSLRAVIDMKRLGERTLLIDCDVIQADAGTRTASITGAWLGLEQACLSLVEKGILEQSPLIDQVAAVSVGLVGGQALLDLDYSEDSRAEVDLNVVQAGDGRLLEIQGTAEGAPFSRSQLNELLDLAEPGLTSLMQAQRQAMNEHSRVT, via the coding sequence ATGAGCCAAACCGCTGGAAGCCGAACCGATGGCCGTCGCCCTGAGCAATTACGGCCGTTCTCGGTGACCTGGAATCCCATGGGTTTTGCCTTGAGCTCCCTTGTGGTTCACACCGGCCGAACCGCTGTTCTGTGCAGCGTCTGCCTGGAGGACAAGGTTCCCCGCTGGCGGAAGGGGGAAGGGTTGGGATGGGTCAGCGCCGAATACCGGCTGCTGCCGGGATCCACGCCGCAGAGGCAATCACGGGAGCTCATGAAATTGTCGGGCCGCACGCAGGAGATTCAACGGTTGATCGGCCGAAGCCTTCGCGCTGTGATCGACATGAAGCGTCTGGGCGAGCGCACCTTGCTGATCGACTGCGATGTGATCCAAGCCGACGCCGGAACACGGACTGCATCCATCACGGGAGCTTGGCTCGGCCTTGAGCAAGCCTGCCTTTCACTCGTGGAAAAGGGGATTCTGGAGCAATCGCCACTGATCGACCAGGTAGCGGCCGTGTCCGTCGGCCTAGTGGGTGGCCAGGCCTTGCTGGATCTGGACTACAGCGAAGACAGCAGAGCTGAGGTGGACCTGAATGTTGTGCAGGCTGGCGATGGTCGCCTGTTGGAGATCCAGGGAACTGCGGAGGGAGCGCCCTTCAGCCGCAGCCAGCTCAATGAATTACTGGATCTGGCTGAGCCTGGATTGACATCCCTGATGCAGGCGCAACGCCAAGCGATGAACGAGCACAGCAGAGTTACGTAA
- a CDS encoding cob(I)yrinic acid a,c-diamide adenosyltransferase, whose product MTTSLADPQAFQNSLDRDQQALQRAGLRPLPPVADPPPLYLVAPEGQLQVHTAPYRGSFASVLSQAMRSAGLGSRVLISQFLKGGVQQGPAGRVQLCGGLVWLRPEVPLCLSSPNHPGGAEAVAAVWSICRQHLIQGDLDQLVLDEIGLAVAFGYLNESDVISALEQRPASMDVIITGPAIPAGVVEMADQVTELRRGF is encoded by the coding sequence ATGACCACAAGCCTTGCCGACCCCCAAGCGTTCCAGAACTCTCTGGATCGGGATCAGCAGGCTTTGCAACGGGCAGGACTCAGGCCCCTGCCACCTGTTGCAGATCCTCCACCCCTATATCTGGTGGCGCCCGAAGGGCAGCTCCAGGTGCACACAGCGCCCTATCGCGGCAGTTTCGCCAGTGTTCTCAGTCAGGCGATGCGTTCCGCTGGCCTGGGCAGTCGTGTTCTGATCAGTCAGTTCCTCAAAGGGGGCGTGCAGCAGGGGCCCGCAGGTCGCGTCCAACTTTGTGGAGGCCTGGTTTGGCTGCGTCCTGAGGTGCCTCTCTGCCTCTCCTCTCCGAATCACCCCGGCGGTGCGGAGGCGGTGGCTGCCGTTTGGTCCATCTGCCGTCAGCATTTGATTCAGGGGGATCTCGACCAGTTGGTTCTGGATGAAATCGGCCTGGCTGTGGCCTTCGGTTACCTCAATGAATCGGACGTGATTTCAGCTCTCGAGCAGCGGCCCGCCTCGATGGATGTGATCATCACAGGACCTGCGATCCCCGCTGGCGTGGTGGAGATGGCAGATCAAGTCACGGAGTTGCGCCGAGGTTTCTGA
- the dcd gene encoding dCTP deaminase gives MLKCDRWITEQAGQGMIEPFQSGLVRHLDPEQKLRPVLSFGCSSYGYDLRLSPQEFLIFRHVPGTVMNPKRFNPANLEPTPLHEDEDGRYFILPAHSYGLGVALEKLRVPPNITVICLGKSTYARLGIIVNTTPAEASWEGHLTLEFSNSSGADCRIYADEGICQLLFFEGDPCATTYSDRQGKYQHQPERVTLAKV, from the coding sequence ATGCTCAAGTGCGATCGCTGGATCACTGAACAGGCTGGGCAGGGAATGATCGAGCCATTCCAGAGCGGCCTCGTCCGTCATCTGGATCCGGAGCAGAAGCTGCGTCCGGTGCTGAGCTTTGGTTGCTCCTCCTACGGCTACGACCTACGCCTGTCTCCTCAGGAATTTTTGATCTTCCGGCACGTTCCCGGCACGGTGATGAATCCCAAGCGGTTCAATCCGGCCAATCTCGAGCCAACTCCTCTCCATGAAGATGAGGACGGTCGATATTTCATTCTTCCGGCCCACTCCTATGGCCTTGGCGTGGCGCTTGAAAAGCTTCGAGTTCCTCCCAACATCACTGTGATCTGTTTGGGTAAGAGTACTTATGCCCGCCTTGGAATCATTGTGAACACCACCCCAGCGGAAGCCAGCTGGGAGGGTCACCTCACCCTTGAATTCAGCAACAGCTCCGGTGCTGACTGCCGGATCTATGCCGATGAAGGCATTTGTCAGCTGTTGTTTTTTGAGGGTGATCCCTGTGCGACCACCTACAGCGATCGGCAGGGCAAATACCAGCACCAGCCCGAACGTGTGACGCTCGCCAAGGTTTAG
- the thyX gene encoding FAD-dependent thymidylate synthase codes for MDRFRVDLIAATPNPQQCIYAAMHQDYSEGFVAGDRASWPDEQRAGEICVKRLLSGERGHYGPMEHAQIVLNVGWFPHSVMQQARTHRVGVSFDVQSMRYTGDRICRAADGALELEEVFYLRPVGDYSDRQGKKYAYTEELRNQDLDLCRSAAERYRDLLKAGFSEEHARGILPFDYRQHFVVSFSLRAFLHFMDLRAKLDAQLEIRQLCDLMWPHMVDWAPEFAAWYEKSRLHRARLAP; via the coding sequence ATGGACCGCTTTCGGGTCGATCTGATCGCTGCCACGCCGAACCCGCAGCAATGCATCTATGCGGCCATGCATCAGGACTACAGCGAAGGTTTTGTGGCCGGAGATCGTGCCAGTTGGCCTGATGAACAAAGGGCTGGGGAGATCTGCGTTAAACGTTTGCTATCCGGAGAGCGCGGCCATTACGGCCCCATGGAACATGCACAGATCGTGCTGAACGTGGGCTGGTTCCCTCATTCGGTGATGCAGCAGGCCCGCACCCATCGGGTCGGCGTGAGCTTCGATGTGCAATCGATGCGCTACACGGGCGATCGCATCTGCAGAGCAGCGGATGGGGCCCTAGAGCTTGAAGAGGTGTTTTATTTGCGGCCCGTCGGCGACTACAGCGACAGGCAGGGCAAGAAATATGCCTACACGGAAGAGCTGCGCAACCAAGATCTTGATCTATGCCGAAGCGCTGCCGAGCGATACAGGGATCTTCTCAAAGCCGGCTTCTCCGAGGAGCACGCCCGCGGCATCCTTCCGTTCGACTACCGCCAGCACTTTGTGGTGAGCTTCAGTTTGCGCGCGTTTCTCCACTTCATGGATCTACGGGCCAAACTCGATGCTCAGCTGGAGATCCGCCAGCTCTGCGATCTGATGTGGCCCCACATGGTGGATTGGGCTCCTGAGTTCGCCGCCTGGTACGAAAAAAGCAGGCTGCATCGAGCACGACTGGCCCCTTAA
- a CDS encoding thioredoxin domain-containing protein, translating to MTRSPESSPLGTTQRWVLVLVAVALALGLVMLRGGIQSESPMEQLARRSLDPQTALNNGRPTLIEFYADWCQVCREMAPSMLELEQSSREQLDVVLVNVDNPRWQDLVDRYDVNGIPQLNLFNAEGEPRGRSLGLRSSEELQLLSAALLENQPLPALPGVGSISRLPGPSSADSALAGTSIQPTAGPRSHG from the coding sequence ATGACACGTTCCCCAGAGTCTTCTCCCCTTGGCACGACACAGCGATGGGTGCTGGTGCTGGTCGCGGTTGCTCTCGCCCTCGGTCTGGTGATGTTGCGAGGCGGTATTCAGAGCGAAAGTCCGATGGAGCAGCTGGCGAGACGATCCCTCGACCCGCAGACTGCTTTGAACAACGGACGGCCCACACTGATCGAGTTCTACGCCGACTGGTGTCAGGTCTGCAGAGAAATGGCTCCCTCAATGCTGGAACTGGAGCAGAGTTCCCGAGAGCAACTCGATGTTGTTCTGGTGAACGTCGACAATCCCCGTTGGCAAGATCTGGTTGATCGCTACGACGTGAATGGCATTCCTCAGTTGAACCTGTTCAACGCCGAGGGGGAGCCAAGGGGCCGATCCCTCGGCCTGCGCAGCTCGGAAGAACTGCAACTCTTGAGTGCTGCACTGCTTGAGAATCAGCCATTGCCAGCCTTGCCTGGAGTCGGCAGCATCAGCCGTCTGCCTGGTCCCTCCTCCGCAGATAGCGCATTAGCGGGAACGTCGATCCAACCAACGGCTGGACCTCGCAGCCATGGTTGA
- a CDS encoding lytic transglycosylase domain-containing protein, translated as MLAGPRIGTLLLLSVASLSGFAAWGGQHLLKRQHHPLTPELSQAQLWQHYRWSIDPQTRREAALLMVARDESNQLLNGQGWGHDPVAAVVLERAALTAAAQGKTAVAEQTWQRLLDRFPEEPGSAWARLALGQNKPLYHQQLLQQQPAHPAALTLAAGGGPEPLQNHQGALHLARWNVRWPGALEQMRDACQATGAQAPEPAQRQNLAQAMAKRGHAETALACLQDVDAAPETQLAIGRSLLLHGDPDEGTAQLLTLAQTHPGHAASLEAARILSEPLYPDPGVLDALPAGVEKRSAAVAAARVRLADGNEAEAALNRWPNDPDIWQLQWDLARDAFLAGNWERTRNLLDRRSEQGPLPPPLEARRLFWLGLSHQELGETEKAERTWRSLIRSFPAGYYRWRAMDRLGISGPLDLRKQHPQKDPQTWQPLNSQDALVNTLWRLGQVHAAWEIWQAQRDPVITLPPEERLAEGRLRLAVGDTWMGLDQLWWLSLRWRDPSCQQRHLLHRSQFPRLFQAEMKAAAQEEDLDANLLRAIAKQESRFAPGVVSPAGAVGVMQLLPSTATEMAGEPTSTLMLQDPADNIQLGARYLNQLLERWENDPFRSIASYNAGPGAVASWPQPTNGDDAALWVERIPYPETRFYTKKVLDNLIGYSGGDQPSCEEVGRGVRQKRASDDAADHDGTHQE; from the coding sequence GTGCTGGCAGGGCCGCGAATCGGAACGCTGCTGCTCCTCTCGGTTGCCAGTCTCAGCGGCTTTGCTGCATGGGGTGGGCAGCACCTGCTCAAGAGGCAGCATCACCCCTTAACACCTGAGCTCTCGCAAGCACAGCTCTGGCAGCACTACCGCTGGTCTATCGATCCACAGACACGTCGAGAAGCCGCCTTATTGATGGTGGCCAGAGATGAATCGAATCAACTCCTCAATGGCCAAGGCTGGGGACACGATCCGGTCGCTGCTGTGGTCCTCGAACGGGCAGCACTCACCGCCGCCGCCCAGGGCAAGACAGCGGTGGCCGAACAAACCTGGCAGCGCCTTCTTGATCGCTTTCCCGAAGAGCCCGGCTCCGCCTGGGCTCGCTTGGCTCTTGGCCAGAACAAACCCCTTTATCACCAGCAGCTGCTTCAGCAGCAACCCGCCCACCCAGCAGCGCTGACGTTGGCAGCGGGGGGTGGGCCCGAACCGCTGCAGAACCATCAAGGGGCCCTGCACCTGGCCCGCTGGAATGTGCGTTGGCCGGGGGCCTTAGAACAGATGCGTGACGCCTGCCAGGCCACGGGGGCACAGGCACCAGAGCCCGCCCAGCGCCAAAACTTGGCGCAAGCAATGGCGAAACGAGGCCATGCGGAAACAGCGCTGGCCTGTCTCCAGGACGTCGATGCCGCCCCGGAAACCCAACTGGCCATTGGTCGATCCCTGCTGCTGCATGGTGACCCTGATGAGGGAACAGCACAGCTGCTGACCCTGGCGCAAACCCACCCAGGCCATGCCGCAAGCCTTGAAGCGGCAAGGATTTTGAGCGAGCCGCTTTATCCCGATCCTGGGGTCCTGGATGCCCTGCCGGCAGGCGTTGAGAAGCGCTCAGCCGCCGTTGCCGCGGCTCGCGTGCGACTGGCCGACGGCAATGAAGCGGAAGCCGCCCTGAACCGGTGGCCCAACGATCCCGACATCTGGCAACTCCAATGGGACCTCGCCCGCGATGCTTTCCTTGCCGGGAATTGGGAGCGCACCCGCAACCTGTTGGACCGCCGCAGCGAGCAGGGCCCTCTGCCACCACCGTTGGAGGCACGCAGGCTGTTCTGGCTTGGGCTCAGCCACCAGGAACTTGGTGAAACGGAAAAGGCTGAGCGCACCTGGCGCAGCCTGATCAGGTCCTTCCCAGCGGGCTACTACCGATGGCGCGCCATGGATCGCCTAGGGATCTCAGGACCTCTGGATCTACGCAAACAACACCCGCAGAAGGATCCACAGACCTGGCAACCCCTCAATAGCCAAGACGCCTTAGTGAACACCCTTTGGCGGCTCGGGCAGGTGCATGCAGCCTGGGAGATCTGGCAGGCACAGCGTGATCCTGTGATCACGCTCCCACCCGAAGAACGTCTCGCCGAAGGCAGACTGCGCCTTGCCGTCGGAGACACCTGGATGGGACTGGATCAGCTCTGGTGGCTCAGCCTTCGCTGGCGTGATCCCAGCTGCCAGCAACGGCACCTCCTCCACCGCAGCCAGTTCCCCCGCCTCTTCCAGGCTGAGATGAAAGCAGCAGCGCAGGAGGAAGATCTTGACGCCAATCTGCTGCGAGCGATCGCCAAGCAGGAGTCACGCTTTGCACCTGGGGTCGTCTCCCCCGCAGGGGCCGTTGGCGTGATGCAACTGCTTCCATCCACAGCCACGGAGATGGCTGGCGAGCCAACCAGCACGCTGATGCTGCAGGATCCCGCCGACAACATCCAACTGGGAGCGCGATACCTCAACCAATTATTAGAGCGATGGGAGAACGACCCCTTTCGCAGTATTGCGAGCTACAACGCCGGGCCCGGCGCCGTGGCCTCATGGCCTCAGCCCACCAATGGGGACGATGCTGCGCTCTGGGTAGAACGCATTCCGTACCCGGAAACACGCTTCTACACCAAGAAAGTGCTCGACAACCTGATCGGCTACTCAGGTGGTGATCAACCCTCCTGCGAAGAGGTTGGCCGTGGGGTTAGGCAGAAGCGTGCCAGCGACGATGCCGCCGATCACGACGGCACTCATCAGGAATAG
- the glmM gene encoding phosphoglucosamine mutase has translation MVHTACSPIGPALGDAAPGFGTDGIRGLAGTVLTPALCLQVGYWVGRVLQAEGPVLIGMDSRTSGSMVVSALTAGLTAAGRDVWTLGLCPTPAVPLLIRQLGAAGGLMVSASHNPPADNGIKVFGADGAKLSAQRQAQVEAGLKGQLPMAEGAFRCGVARSSADLLDGYREVLQQSVAERRLDGVPIVLDLCWGSATACGEDAFRALGADLTVLHGEPDGSRINVGCGSTHLEPLQRAVIERGAAMGFAFDGDADRMLAVDGRGSIIDGDHVLFLWGSVLQDQQALPDQRLVATVMSNLGFERAWQQRGGTLDRTPVGDQHVHAAMVASGAALGGEQSGHILSASHGLCGDGVLTAVQLATLCHAQGITLSDWLDRSFQAYPQKLVNVRVMDRARRKNWSECTALTDAIATAEQSMGESGRILVRASGTEPVLRVMVEAEQSEAVEQWTGHLAAVAEDHLNVA, from the coding sequence ATGGTTCATACGGCGTGTTCCCCGATTGGCCCGGCTCTCGGTGACGCTGCGCCGGGGTTTGGAACCGATGGGATCCGTGGGCTTGCTGGCACCGTTCTGACGCCGGCCTTGTGCCTTCAGGTCGGCTACTGGGTTGGTCGGGTTCTGCAGGCGGAAGGCCCTGTTCTGATCGGGATGGATTCCCGGACGAGCGGCAGCATGGTGGTGTCTGCCCTGACAGCCGGTTTGACGGCGGCCGGCCGCGATGTGTGGACTTTGGGCCTTTGTCCGACACCGGCGGTTCCTCTGCTGATTCGCCAGCTCGGTGCCGCCGGTGGCTTGATGGTGTCCGCAAGCCACAACCCCCCTGCGGACAACGGAATCAAAGTCTTTGGAGCTGATGGCGCCAAGCTCAGCGCCCAGCGTCAGGCTCAAGTGGAAGCAGGTCTGAAGGGGCAACTCCCGATGGCCGAGGGTGCTTTTCGCTGCGGCGTTGCGCGATCAAGCGCCGACCTTCTGGATGGGTACCGCGAGGTCTTGCAGCAATCGGTGGCTGAACGCCGTCTCGACGGCGTTCCCATCGTTCTTGACCTTTGCTGGGGCTCCGCGACAGCCTGCGGCGAGGATGCGTTTCGTGCCTTGGGGGCTGATCTCACCGTGCTTCACGGTGAACCCGATGGCTCCCGCATCAACGTTGGCTGTGGATCCACCCATTTGGAACCTCTGCAGCGGGCTGTGATCGAGCGCGGTGCGGCGATGGGATTTGCTTTTGACGGTGATGCCGATCGGATGCTGGCAGTTGATGGCCGCGGATCCATCATCGATGGAGACCACGTGCTTTTCCTCTGGGGGTCAGTGCTGCAGGACCAGCAGGCGCTGCCCGATCAGCGATTGGTGGCGACCGTGATGTCGAACCTCGGCTTCGAGCGGGCCTGGCAGCAGCGGGGCGGCACTTTGGACCGCACTCCGGTGGGCGATCAGCATGTGCATGCAGCGATGGTGGCCAGTGGCGCTGCCCTCGGTGGCGAGCAATCCGGTCACATTCTTTCGGCCTCCCACGGGCTATGTGGCGATGGTGTTCTGACCGCTGTGCAGCTGGCCACCCTGTGTCATGCCCAGGGCATCACCCTCAGCGATTGGTTGGACCGCAGTTTTCAGGCCTACCCCCAGAAATTGGTCAATGTGCGGGTGATGGATCGTGCGCGACGCAAGAACTGGAGCGAGTGCACGGCTCTCACCGACGCCATTGCCACGGCGGAGCAGTCGATGGGAGAGAGCGGTCGCATTCTGGTGCGAGCTAGCGGTACGGAGCCGGTGCTGCGGGTGATGGTGGAAGCCGAGCAGTCAGAAGCTGTTGAGCAATGGACAGGGCATCTTGCTGCTGTTGCCGAAGACCATCTCAACGTGGCCTGA